A portion of the Sphaerochaeta pleomorpha str. Grapes genome contains these proteins:
- the larA gene encoding nickel-dependent lactate racemase: MNIDFPYGKKTLGIDIPEDRLQGVLISTLHSFKTEKTQIELVEEALQNPIGSPRLSTLARGKQNVVLIASDHTRPVPSKAIIPPMLKEIRKGNPNADITILIATGCHRETSKEELVNKFGSEVVAQEKILVHDSSTSPMVKIGTLPSGGECIINRLVIDADLVVAEGFIEPHFFAGFSGSRKSILPGVASRTTVLANHCSEFIAHPKARTGILEGNPIHEDMVWAARKAKLAFIVNVVINAEKEAIFAVSGDMVEAHAEGCKFLSSLCKVDAKPADIVISTNGGYPLDQNIYQAVKGMTAAEATVKQGGVIIMLARSNDGIGGDAFYHQMADEMDITKTMGIFLSRDRNHTEADQWQTQIFIRLLLKAQVIYVSEAPDEIVRGLHMIPAHSLEEALKKAEKIVGNDKATITAIPDGVSVMVIE, encoded by the coding sequence ATGAACATTGACTTTCCTTATGGCAAGAAAACCCTTGGAATAGATATTCCAGAGGACCGTCTCCAAGGGGTCCTCATATCTACCTTACATAGTTTCAAGACCGAAAAGACGCAGATTGAACTGGTTGAGGAAGCTCTCCAGAATCCTATCGGTTCCCCGAGGCTTTCCACCCTGGCAAGGGGCAAACAGAATGTCGTATTGATTGCAAGCGACCACACCAGGCCGGTGCCCAGTAAGGCAATCATTCCCCCTATGCTAAAGGAAATCAGAAAGGGCAATCCGAACGCCGATATTACAATCCTTATTGCTACAGGCTGCCATAGGGAAACCTCGAAAGAGGAACTTGTCAATAAATTCGGGTCCGAGGTAGTTGCACAGGAGAAAATCCTTGTCCATGACAGCTCCACTTCACCTATGGTCAAAATCGGAACACTTCCCAGCGGCGGGGAATGCATTATCAATAGACTTGTAATAGATGCAGACTTGGTAGTCGCTGAAGGTTTCATCGAGCCCCATTTCTTTGCCGGGTTCTCAGGGTCCAGAAAAAGCATTCTTCCAGGTGTTGCAAGCAGGACAACTGTTTTAGCCAACCATTGTTCCGAGTTTATCGCACATCCAAAGGCGAGAACCGGGATTCTCGAAGGCAACCCCATTCACGAGGACATGGTCTGGGCAGCAAGAAAAGCAAAGCTGGCTTTCATCGTGAATGTAGTGATCAATGCTGAAAAAGAGGCAATATTCGCTGTGAGCGGGGATATGGTTGAAGCCCATGCAGAAGGTTGCAAGTTCCTCAGCAGCCTGTGTAAGGTCGATGCCAAACCGGCAGATATTGTCATATCCACCAACGGGGGATACCCGCTTGACCAGAATATCTATCAGGCGGTAAAGGGCATGACTGCCGCTGAGGCTACTGTCAAGCAAGGTGGGGTTATCATCATGCTTGCCAGATCCAATGACGGAATCGGAGGCGATGCCTTCTATCATCAGATGGCCGACGAGATGGATATTACCAAGACTATGGGAATCTTTCTTTCCAGGGACAGGAACCATACCGAGGCAGACCAATGGCAAACCCAGATTTTTATCCGCCTTCTTCTGAAAGCCCAGGTAATCTATGTTTCTGAGGCACCTGATGAAATTGTCAGGGGTCTGCATATGATACCTGCCCATTCCCTCGAGGAGGCGCTGAAGAAGGCCGAAAAAATTGTCGGCAATGACAAAGCAACTATAACTGCCATTCCTGATGGCGTATCAGTTATGGTAATCGAATAA
- a CDS encoding 2-keto-3-deoxygluconate permease: MKMGKVPILDTLNKIPGGLMVVPLLCGVLFNTFLPKSLMIGSFTTALYKTGALTLIAVLFFCSGAQIQFKSAGMSLYKGLVLNASKVFFGVICGVVLAKVAGPASAFLGVTPLAMIAAMSNSNGGLYTALASKYGDDTDVGAIAVLSSNDGPFFEMMFMGIAGVATIPLMSLVAVIVPILAGMILGNLDDKFRSFLKPGMFIAIFLFAFPLGAGLNLQTLVVAGFPGILLGLMTLIITGVPSYFIYKWLVPRKHRRSAAVGAAVGTSAGNSIATPAAIAAIDATWGPYAATATAQVAASIIVTAILVPFLVDWFYKWDTKHGVLNEDVPLAGGVFGTEVAAVAEVMVADAKL; this comes from the coding sequence ATGAAAATGGGAAAAGTTCCAATTCTGGACACCTTGAACAAAATCCCTGGGGGCCTCATGGTGGTGCCTTTGCTCTGTGGTGTTTTGTTTAACACGTTTCTGCCCAAGTCTCTGATGATCGGTAGCTTTACCACTGCGTTGTACAAGACAGGCGCTTTGACTTTGATTGCAGTACTGTTCTTCTGTAGTGGAGCCCAGATTCAATTCAAGTCTGCAGGTATGTCCTTGTATAAGGGACTCGTTTTGAACGCCAGCAAGGTTTTCTTTGGCGTTATCTGCGGTGTTGTCCTTGCAAAAGTCGCCGGCCCTGCCTCGGCTTTTTTGGGCGTTACCCCACTTGCAATGATTGCGGCTATGTCCAATTCCAATGGTGGCCTTTACACTGCACTTGCCTCAAAGTATGGTGATGACACTGACGTTGGTGCCATTGCGGTTCTGTCTTCAAATGACGGACCATTCTTTGAAATGATGTTCATGGGTATCGCAGGTGTTGCAACCATTCCCCTCATGTCCCTTGTTGCTGTTATCGTTCCTATTTTGGCTGGTATGATTCTTGGAAACCTTGATGACAAGTTCAGGTCTTTCCTGAAACCTGGAATGTTTATTGCCATTTTCCTCTTTGCTTTCCCCTTGGGCGCAGGACTCAACCTGCAGACCTTGGTAGTAGCAGGTTTCCCTGGCATCCTTCTTGGTCTGATGACCCTTATCATCACTGGTGTCCCTTCCTACTTCATCTACAAGTGGTTGGTACCCAGAAAACATCGCAGAAGTGCAGCCGTCGGTGCAGCTGTAGGTACCTCAGCCGGTAACTCGATTGCAACCCCTGCAGCTATTGCTGCTATCGATGCAACTTGGGGTCCCTATGCTGCTACTGCAACCGCCCAAGTCGCTGCTTCGATTATCGTTACCGCAATTTTGGTGCCCTTCCTCGTAGACTGGTTCTATAAGTGGGATACAAAGCATGGCGTACTCAATGAAGACGTTCCTCTTGCCGGTGGGGTATTTGGGACGGAAGTAGCTGCTGTGGCAGAAGTAATGGTCGCAGACGCAAAGTTATAA
- the pdxT gene encoding pyridoxal 5'-phosphate synthase glutaminase subunit PdxT: MKIGVLALQGGFAEHVAALGKLGVENFLIRKMSDLDNGIDALILPGGESTVIGKLLHETGLFYPIKHLIDSGLPVFGTCAGMILLSGGIENEDEVYFGSIPIRVKRNAFGRQLGSFQTIGFFADIGEIPMTFIRAPVISKTSEGVIVLATVKGQAVAAEWKNILVTAFHPELTADCRFLSYFLKKLDCHSV, from the coding sequence ATGAAAATCGGTGTCCTTGCACTGCAAGGGGGATTTGCAGAACATGTTGCAGCTCTGGGCAAGTTGGGTGTCGAGAATTTCCTTATTAGGAAGATGAGCGACCTGGACAACGGTATCGATGCTTTGATCCTTCCAGGAGGAGAGAGTACCGTCATCGGGAAACTGCTTCATGAGACCGGACTTTTTTATCCAATAAAGCACTTGATCGATAGCGGTCTGCCTGTATTCGGAACCTGTGCCGGAATGATCTTGCTTTCTGGGGGCATTGAGAATGAGGATGAAGTCTATTTTGGAAGTATACCGATCAGAGTGAAAAGAAATGCCTTCGGCAGACAGCTGGGTAGCTTCCAGACTATAGGATTTTTTGCGGATATAGGTGAAATACCGATGACCTTCATCCGCGCACCGGTCATCTCGAAAACCTCTGAAGGTGTCATTGTCCTCGCCACAGTAAAAGGCCAGGCCGTTGCTGCCGAATGGAAAAACATTCTGGTAACTGCCTTCCACCCGGAATTGACTGCCGATTGCAGATTTCTCTCCTACTTTCTTAAGAAGCTTGATTGTCATTCCGTTTAA
- the pdxS gene encoding pyridoxal 5'-phosphate synthase lyase subunit PdxS, whose amino-acid sequence MENRYELNKNLAQMLKGGVIMDVTTPDQAKIAEDAGACAVMALERIPADIRSAGGVSRMSDPAMINGIQRAVTIPVMAKVRIGHFVEAQILQALEIDYIDESEVLSPADDRYHIDKRKFEVPFVCGAKDLGEALRRIFEGASMIRTKGEPGTGDIIQAVRHMRLINQQIGKLRSIREDELYEEAKRLQVPQDLMLFVAREGRLPVVNFAAGGIATPADAALMMQLHAEGVFVGSGIFKSGDPAKRARAIVQAVTNYNDPDILASLSQGLGEAMVGINEQEIKVLMAERGL is encoded by the coding sequence ATGGAAAACAGATACGAACTGAACAAGAACCTCGCCCAGATGCTCAAAGGCGGTGTAATCATGGATGTGACAACACCTGACCAAGCTAAAATCGCCGAAGATGCCGGAGCATGCGCCGTGATGGCTCTCGAGCGCATCCCTGCCGATATACGCTCAGCGGGAGGCGTCTCCAGGATGAGCGACCCTGCGATGATAAACGGAATCCAGAGAGCCGTCACTATCCCGGTCATGGCGAAAGTACGAATCGGTCATTTCGTGGAGGCTCAGATATTACAGGCCCTCGAGATCGATTATATAGATGAAAGCGAGGTACTCTCCCCCGCCGACGATAGATATCATATCGACAAGAGAAAATTCGAGGTTCCGTTCGTATGCGGGGCCAAGGACCTCGGAGAAGCCCTTCGTCGAATCTTTGAAGGGGCTTCCATGATACGTACAAAGGGGGAACCCGGTACGGGGGATATCATCCAGGCAGTCCGCCATATGCGACTGATAAACCAACAAATCGGAAAATTGCGCAGTATCCGCGAGGATGAGTTGTATGAGGAGGCGAAACGATTGCAGGTTCCTCAGGATTTGATGCTTTTTGTAGCCCGTGAGGGCCGACTTCCTGTGGTGAATTTTGCCGCCGGGGGGATCGCGACCCCTGCAGATGCCGCATTGATGATGCAATTACATGCGGAAGGCGTTTTCGTCGGTTCGGGGATTTTTAAATCCGGGGATCCAGCCAAACGTGCGCGTGCTATCGTTCAAGCCGTCACAAACTATAACGATCCCGATATCCTTGCTTCTCTTTCTCAAGGTTTGGGAGAGGCAATGGTCGGAATCAATGAACAGGAAATCAAAGTATTGATGGCGGAACGGGGCCTATGA
- a CDS encoding PLP-dependent aminotransferase family protein: protein MNEITLTLDRDDRRTLTEQLYAFLKAEIMQGNLAKNEKVPSKRKLSSHLKCSINTIQGAYNQLVDEGYLVAKEKSGYFVAELDGILDLAAIPKKVVEDTPLSKGYRYDFSYHGVDLEQFPFRIWRRITREVINEDDKDLLVLGNPKGLLPLRSSIARYLHQSRGVVCSPHQIIVSSGTEFLLQLLIQLLDPSTIYAIENPGYEKLNLLFKRNRVNFKSLPLDEQGLRPERLEQEMVDVVCVTPSHQFPTGCIMPVKRRLQLLAWASEQAGRYIVEDDYDSEFRYSGKPIPSLQGMDQAGRVIYLGAFSKSLSPSLRISYMVLPEKLIDSFDDTLSFYNCPVPTIAQKTLKEFMDKGHFERHLNRMRNLYGQKREALVTAIQRHLPFAEIEGASAGLHVTVRINNGMDEKALVASAESQQIKVYGLSRYYSECLQGGDDGRLLLGFATMKIENMEDAVALLAKGWC, encoded by the coding sequence ATGAATGAAATTACCTTGACCCTCGATAGGGATGACAGACGGACATTGACAGAACAACTGTACGCATTCTTGAAGGCGGAAATCATGCAGGGGAACCTTGCAAAGAACGAAAAGGTTCCCTCGAAGCGAAAGTTATCCTCACATCTGAAGTGCAGCATAAATACAATCCAAGGGGCATACAACCAACTAGTCGACGAAGGGTATCTGGTCGCGAAAGAAAAAAGCGGCTATTTCGTTGCAGAATTGGACGGGATTCTTGATTTGGCCGCGATACCAAAAAAGGTTGTGGAAGATACCCCCCTGTCAAAAGGGTACCGGTACGATTTTTCTTATCATGGTGTCGACTTGGAACAGTTTCCCTTCCGTATATGGCGCAGGATTACCCGGGAGGTGATCAACGAAGATGACAAAGACCTTCTGGTTCTGGGCAATCCCAAAGGACTTTTGCCATTACGTTCGAGTATTGCAAGGTATCTGCATCAATCCAGGGGAGTGGTATGTTCCCCACATCAGATTATTGTCAGTTCCGGAACGGAATTCCTTCTGCAGTTGCTCATTCAGCTGCTCGATCCCTCTACCATCTATGCCATCGAGAATCCCGGGTATGAGAAACTCAATCTCTTGTTCAAGAGAAACCGTGTGAATTTCAAGTCGTTGCCACTGGATGAGCAAGGCCTGCGGCCTGAGAGGCTCGAGCAAGAAATGGTGGATGTAGTGTGTGTAACGCCATCGCACCAATTTCCTACAGGTTGTATCATGCCGGTCAAAAGACGGCTCCAATTACTTGCGTGGGCGAGCGAGCAGGCTGGACGCTATATCGTAGAGGATGATTATGACAGTGAGTTTAGGTACTCTGGCAAGCCGATACCCTCCTTGCAGGGAATGGATCAGGCTGGTCGGGTCATCTACCTGGGAGCATTCTCAAAATCTCTTTCTCCCTCTTTGAGAATCAGCTATATGGTCTTGCCAGAAAAACTGATCGATTCGTTTGATGATACATTGAGTTTTTACAATTGCCCTGTGCCGACGATTGCACAGAAGACGTTGAAAGAATTCATGGACAAAGGTCATTTCGAACGCCATCTCAACCGCATGCGCAATCTGTATGGACAGAAGAGGGAGGCCCTTGTTACGGCAATACAAAGACATCTTCCCTTTGCTGAGATTGAAGGAGCATCAGCGGGGTTGCATGTGACTGTCCGAATCAACAATGGCATGGATGAAAAAGCATTGGTGGCTTCTGCAGAAAGCCAACAGATAAAGGTTTATGGTCTGTCGCGTTATTATTCGGAATGTTTGCAAGGGGGTGACGATGGCAGATTGCTACTTGGATTTGCCACGATGAAAATTGAAAATATGGAGGATGCAGTTGCTTTGCTTGCAAAAGGCTGGTGTTGA
- a CDS encoding CdaR family transcriptional regulator — protein MLQISKQDAAEIVDQLSSLINLKMNIVGSDAIIIANSDRERVGDFHEATKQIIENRLEELVAVTDDQFIGTHAGTNLPLVIDGQIIGVVGITGPYKEARAYGQIIKKMTEILILGKDRDSKILKLKQDKERFEIEWICNPQTVITDSLRAKGQEFNIDITKPRRLILFCMEPNDIESNLKSEIIHEIRKQDSENVAFRNLNFVVAAITNRSDDKIVELIEKLINKYADNPMKFYIGVDDGFIDMLKIYDQYTKARKALISCSQFGIQRYCFYSKLNIELVLDEIPLNAKQLYISKIFKDFSAEEIEESINAIKVFYEEDGSIKRAAEILNIHPNTLQYKLKRIETRTGLDLRKLKFAAPFSLAELFMIELNNL, from the coding sequence ATGCTACAAATTTCCAAACAAGATGCTGCAGAAATAGTTGATCAACTCTCTAGTCTTATTAACCTGAAAATGAATATCGTGGGAAGCGATGCAATCATCATTGCCAATTCTGACAGGGAACGGGTCGGTGACTTCCATGAGGCCACGAAACAGATAATCGAGAACAGACTGGAAGAACTGGTAGCGGTAACTGACGATCAATTTATCGGAACCCATGCGGGAACCAACCTGCCTTTGGTTATTGATGGCCAAATCATTGGAGTTGTCGGAATTACAGGGCCCTACAAGGAAGCCAGGGCCTATGGCCAGATTATCAAAAAGATGACCGAAATCCTCATCCTGGGAAAAGACAGGGATTCCAAGATTCTCAAACTCAAACAGGATAAGGAACGGTTTGAAATTGAATGGATCTGCAACCCCCAGACAGTCATTACTGACAGCCTCAGGGCAAAAGGCCAGGAATTCAACATCGATATAACGAAACCTAGGAGACTGATACTTTTCTGCATGGAACCGAACGACATCGAAAGCAATCTGAAAAGCGAGATTATCCATGAAATACGAAAACAGGACAGTGAAAACGTAGCATTCAGGAATCTCAATTTTGTGGTTGCTGCAATTACAAACAGATCAGATGACAAAATTGTCGAACTCATAGAGAAACTCATCAATAAATATGCTGACAATCCCATGAAATTCTACATCGGGGTCGATGACGGCTTTATTGATATGCTTAAAATCTATGACCAATATACAAAAGCAAGAAAAGCCTTGATTTCCTGCAGCCAGTTTGGGATACAGAGATATTGTTTCTACAGCAAGCTCAACATCGAGCTGGTGCTTGACGAAATTCCCTTGAATGCCAAGCAGCTCTATATCTCCAAAATATTCAAAGATTTCTCAGCGGAAGAAATTGAAGAAAGCATCAATGCCATCAAGGTGTTCTATGAGGAGGATGGATCGATCAAGCGGGCGGCAGAAATACTGAACATCCATCCGAATACCCTCCAGTATAAACTCAAACGAATCGAAACAAGAACAGGCCTAGATTTAAGGAAACTCAAGTTTGCGGCACCTTTTTCCCTTGCAGAGCTCTTTATGATCGAATTGAACAACCTGTAA
- a CDS encoding YjzC family protein, whose amino-acid sequence MAFGELYETGQKVPSHARYVWDHYTDGTYAPFPTIEELTIVLNEGDTFPPIHSRNKGAWWKIVTYL is encoded by the coding sequence ATGGCATTTGGAGAATTGTATGAAACAGGACAGAAAGTACCTTCCCATGCACGCTATGTCTGGGATCATTACACAGATGGGACATATGCTCCGTTCCCGACTATAGAAGAATTGACCATCGTGCTTAATGAAGGGGACACCTTTCCTCCTATCCATTCCCGTAATAAAGGGGCATGGTGGAAAATCGTGACCTACCTGTGA
- a CDS encoding PHP domain-containing protein yields the protein MKGFAYETHLHTKEGSACSSCPASTYVPLFKNLGYAGIIVTDHFFNGNCTVPHWLCWEEKVNQFFLGYEKAKKLGDEIGLQVFFGWESTNRFDDYLVYGLDKTWLLGHPQVVDWSPSQIFEATDAEGGCVVHAHPFREQFFITEIKLYPECIHAVEVSNGANEIDFDRRALSYAQAFDFPMTSGSDLHHGQYVAMQKRGVVFEKKWESIQDYCQAIRERKPYSLITTEERYFPLSYKTSSVPITMYGRNNEILFQG from the coding sequence ATGAAAGGCTTTGCCTATGAAACCCATCTCCACACCAAAGAAGGCAGTGCCTGTTCCTCTTGCCCTGCTTCGACCTATGTCCCTTTATTCAAAAACCTTGGGTATGCTGGCATCATTGTCACTGATCATTTTTTCAACGGGAACTGTACGGTTCCCCACTGGCTCTGCTGGGAAGAAAAAGTCAACCAATTCTTCCTGGGATATGAAAAAGCAAAGAAATTGGGTGATGAGATCGGCCTACAGGTATTTTTTGGCTGGGAATCGACGAATCGTTTTGATGACTATCTTGTCTATGGCCTGGATAAAACATGGTTGCTAGGTCATCCTCAGGTGGTAGACTGGAGTCCTAGTCAGATATTCGAAGCAACCGATGCAGAGGGTGGTTGCGTTGTCCATGCCCATCCGTTTCGAGAACAGTTTTTTATTACTGAAATAAAATTATATCCAGAGTGTATCCATGCTGTAGAGGTAAGCAATGGAGCGAATGAAATTGATTTCGACCGGAGAGCCCTTTCCTATGCCCAGGCTTTTGACTTTCCCATGACCAGTGGATCTGACTTGCACCATGGCCAATATGTAGCAATGCAAAAAAGAGGTGTGGTATTCGAAAAAAAGTGGGAATCAATCCAGGATTATTGTCAGGCGATAAGGGAGCGTAAACCCTATTCGCTGATAACTACCGAAGAGAGATACTTTCCCCTATCCTATAAGACCAGTTCTGTACCCATTACCATGTATGGAAGAAATAATGAGATTCTTTTTCAGGGCTAG
- a CDS encoding VOC family protein translates to MALSEYVLALQHIGIPSSNLDRSSDFFLSLGFSVVQREKLPDSQKRVVFMQCSNVVLEIWEESSMQSPRSVGAIDHIALDVSDIEAAYDEALEMDLSFVDQGIQFLPFGKSGVRYFSVFGPDNVIVEYNQKLLPND, encoded by the coding sequence ATGGCACTGAGTGAATATGTATTGGCTTTGCAGCATATCGGGATCCCTTCTTCAAACCTGGATCGGAGCAGCGATTTCTTTCTTTCCTTGGGTTTTTCGGTTGTGCAACGGGAAAAACTTCCCGATTCACAGAAAAGGGTTGTATTTATGCAATGCAGTAATGTGGTCTTGGAAATCTGGGAAGAGAGTAGCATGCAGAGTCCTCGCTCAGTCGGCGCCATAGACCACATCGCCTTGGATGTTTCAGACATTGAGGCAGCCTACGATGAAGCATTGGAAATGGATCTGTCCTTTGTAGACCAAGGAATCCAGTTCCTTCCGTTCGGAAAATCCGGGGTGCGATATTTCTCGGTCTTTGGACCCGATAATGTAATAGTCGAGTATAACCAGAAGCTACTTCCAAACGACTGA
- a CDS encoding YjdF family protein yields MEKVEGSCTVYFDDPFWVGVFERTYRGTYQVARVVFGSEPSSQEFLDFLTFHYDRVIFSIPVKTGISSNHKKIGAKRSMRNAKKEASTAIGTASQIALQRQRELMAKERKQIRKQNRETRGERLYLLHKEKKKQAKKGR; encoded by the coding sequence ATGGAAAAGGTTGAAGGCAGTTGTACTGTCTATTTTGATGACCCCTTTTGGGTAGGGGTGTTTGAGCGTACCTATAGAGGTACGTATCAGGTTGCGCGGGTGGTGTTCGGATCAGAACCAAGTTCCCAGGAATTTCTTGACTTTCTCACTTTCCACTATGATCGAGTAATCTTCAGCATACCAGTCAAGACTGGTATTTCTTCAAATCATAAGAAGATTGGAGCGAAGCGATCGATGCGTAATGCGAAAAAGGAAGCAAGTACCGCAATAGGGACAGCAAGCCAGATTGCTTTGCAGAGACAACGGGAATTGATGGCAAAAGAGCGTAAGCAAATCAGAAAACAGAATAGAGAGACGAGGGGAGAAAGGCTCTATCTGCTTCACAAGGAAAAGAAAAAACAGGCAAAAAAAGGGAGATGA
- a CDS encoding M42 family metallopeptidase encodes MDKTKTIERIMRISDANGISGFEDEVLSVIREEGKDFGTFTEDRMRNLYLWRKENIEGQPVVQLNAHTDEVGFMVKAIRPDGMLEFITIGGWIPTNIPAHLVRVKNQEGVYIPGLVASKPPHFMSEAEKKAPLEIASLVIDIGAVSAEEVINDYKVGIAAPVVPEAMCTYNEKHDILMGKAFDCRVGCSSVLSTLEELEGQKLAVNLVGDFSSQEEVGTRGSIVSANTIKADIAIVFEGCPADDTVVPAYQAQTCLKKGPMLRHIDSRMITNPRFQRFALDLAREYGIPVQEAVRSAGSTDGAPIHLSNDGIPCIVIGVPVRYAHTHYGISSYCDIENGIKLAIEIIKRLNESVIRGF; translated from the coding sequence ATGGACAAAACAAAAACGATCGAAAGAATAATGAGAATCAGCGATGCAAATGGCATCAGCGGTTTTGAGGATGAGGTTCTCTCTGTTATCCGTGAGGAAGGCAAAGATTTTGGTACTTTTACGGAAGACAGAATGCGCAACCTGTACCTCTGGCGCAAAGAAAACATCGAAGGGCAACCGGTGGTACAACTCAATGCCCATACGGATGAGGTTGGCTTTATGGTAAAGGCTATCCGCCCTGACGGTATGCTGGAGTTCATTACCATCGGGGGCTGGATCCCCACCAACATTCCTGCCCATCTGGTACGGGTCAAAAACCAAGAAGGGGTGTATATCCCCGGGCTGGTAGCCAGTAAACCCCCACACTTCATGAGTGAAGCAGAAAAGAAAGCCCCGCTTGAAATTGCCAGTCTGGTAATAGACATCGGGGCAGTCAGCGCAGAGGAAGTTATCAACGACTACAAAGTAGGTATCGCAGCTCCGGTTGTGCCTGAAGCGATGTGCACCTATAATGAAAAACACGATATCCTGATGGGAAAAGCCTTTGACTGCCGAGTCGGTTGCTCCTCTGTCCTCTCTACCCTGGAAGAGCTGGAAGGCCAAAAGCTTGCGGTAAATCTGGTGGGAGACTTTTCCAGCCAGGAAGAAGTAGGTACCCGCGGTTCCATAGTCAGTGCCAATACGATCAAGGCTGACATTGCCATCGTATTCGAGGGATGTCCCGCTGATGATACGGTAGTGCCTGCCTACCAGGCCCAGACGTGTTTAAAGAAAGGCCCGATGCTCCGGCATATCGACTCAAGGATGATTACCAACCCCCGTTTCCAGCGCTTTGCCCTGGATTTGGCGAGAGAATATGGCATTCCCGTACAGGAAGCAGTAAGGAGTGCAGGATCAACAGATGGTGCTCCCATTCATCTTTCCAATGATGGTATTCCCTGTATTGTTATTGGAGTTCCGGTGCGTTATGCTCACACTCATTACGGGATCAGTTCTTATTGTGATATTGAAAATGGGATCAAGCTTGCCATCGAGATTATCAAAAGGCTGAACGAATCGGTAATCAGGGGTTTCTAG
- a CDS encoding creatininase family protein gives MYLAEMTWPKAEEYFTKSDMVIIPIGSIECHGRHMPLGTDTMIPDKILSLVEQQTDRILIAPTIPYGACESLWPFPGTINLGNDLLYQLVKQIVLNLRRHGARKFLVVNGHGGNIKALERIGYELDSEGCMMALLNWWQNVWEMNPLWKGGHGGGEETAAIMAIDPSLVDTSQIELPLELKDVSATIKASGFNTVKYKEVTLTIPRLTNHVTTNGWIGSDHPKYATEAWGTEMLQAMADYIVSFIEEFEKVVL, from the coding sequence GTGTATCTTGCAGAAATGACCTGGCCAAAAGCCGAAGAATACTTTACGAAGTCCGATATGGTAATAATCCCTATCGGCAGCATCGAATGCCATGGGAGGCATATGCCTCTTGGTACCGACACCATGATTCCCGATAAGATCCTTTCTTTGGTGGAACAGCAGACCGATCGTATCCTGATCGCTCCAACCATTCCCTATGGGGCCTGTGAAAGTCTGTGGCCCTTCCCAGGGACGATTAATCTGGGAAATGACCTGCTCTACCAGCTGGTAAAGCAAATTGTACTGAATTTGAGACGTCATGGAGCCAGAAAATTCCTTGTGGTCAACGGCCACGGGGGAAATATCAAGGCTCTGGAACGAATTGGATATGAATTGGACAGCGAGGGCTGCATGATGGCCCTACTTAACTGGTGGCAGAACGTCTGGGAGATGAACCCTCTCTGGAAAGGTGGACATGGAGGCGGAGAGGAAACTGCCGCAATTATGGCAATCGACCCTTCTCTGGTCGATACAAGCCAAATCGAGCTTCCTCTTGAACTGAAAGACGTGAGCGCCACTATCAAAGCCTCAGGATTTAACACAGTCAAATACAAGGAAGTCACCTTGACGATTCCCCGTTTGACCAACCACGTCACCACTAATGGATGGATCGGAAGCGATCATCCAAAATATGCCACTGAGGCATGGGGTACTGAAATGTTACAGGCTATGGCCGACTATATAGTTTCATTTATTGAAGAATTCGAGAAGGTAGTGCTCTAA